In the genome of Mercurialis annua linkage group LG8, ddMerAnnu1.2, whole genome shotgun sequence, the window ATCTTGATCGTGATTCTACGCAGTCCATGCAAGTTCTAGGGTTTTGGATTTGGCTTGAAAGATCAGGGCATGTTAGTAATTTTGTCAAGAAAATGCTGTCTTTGCCTGATACTCTTATAAACTCCATGGCGGATGAAGCTGTGATTTGCTTGAATTGTATCGAAAGTGATgagaatttttattataattatgctACTAGCAATGATATTATTCCTTTGATTCATTGCGTTACGAAAACGGGTGTTTCGCTTCAGTTTTTTCACGAAAATCGATTGAATATTCTTCGCGCTGTGTCGAAAATTGTTAGTCAAGTTTGTTTAAGAGCTTTTGAAGATATTCTGAAACAAGCAGAGAAATTGAAGAGTATGGTTGGCGGGAAACAAGAAATGACGAAAATGCCCTTTGGGTATTATGGTCATTCAGTGACTAATAATAGTAGTAGTAATAATCCTGCTGTGTTGCCTATGTCTTATGAGTATAATACTATTCATCATCAACTGGGGAATTCTCAATTCAAGGCTAGTGGAGGAGGAGGGTATTCAGGTAATTTGCTGCATGGTTTTGATTCTTATAATAATGATTTGGGTGTTCAAAGACAGGTTATGGATATTGGAGATTTATTGAGGAATATTCAGATTAATAATTCAAGTGAAGAAGAGACGGATTTTATGAATGTTCCTATGGATGATAGGActattttcttgacattttctaAAGGGTACCCTATTTCTGAAGATGAAGTTAAAGATTTTTTCacaaggttaattctctttctctaaaaacttttttttttcttaatttttttgtcttattttaattttttttaatatatttgttgACTAAAtgtttgaaataatttaatatatcatCATAAGAAGAGATTTACCTTCTATAGATTAATCAGAAAATGTCATGATAAATTTGTAGCATGTATTAATTATGTATCTAGTTTCTTAAATTATTCCCATTACATAGATTTTATAATATCAGATATGATGATACATATGCCTTTTTTAGACAATGTAAAcaatttaatcttttaaaagaCTTTTGATATTTAACTTAAAATCAATttgtattataatatttatttcatgTGGGATTATTGTATGCTCAAATTAAAGACGGGTTTCAACTTGTGTACTCTTTCCGTACCAAAATAATCGGCATATTTAATTATTCACATAATCTAAAATACATTGAATATAAATAgtaactaattttatttatttacatatttttgaaaataattaattatatttaatttcatagTGTGAGCATtcgaaaatttaatattaatgagaAATAAAATATGACAACTAAATCTATAAGCTACTTGGAGATTATAAAGTAGATAATTATATTGGAATATCTACAATTTAAAAGTTATACAATCTTCTTAGGATTTTTATGATGCCTAATTAGACATTACCGTTTTATAATTCCATTAGACTATATGCATATAAAGTTATGAATTTtttgcttgatttttttttttttgaaatgatttTTGAATGTATGGAATTTCAAACTTAAGCTAATGAATGAATGAATGGAATTACAGAAAATATGGTGATTGTATTGAAGCAATTCACATGCAAGAAGTAACGGTAGAAGATCATCAACCGCTATATGCACGTCTTATTGTTCGATCTTCTACTCTTGTTCATGTTTTTCTTGAAGGCCAAAACAAGGCCAAGTTCTCTATCAATGGAAAACATGTCTGGGCTCGAaaatatattaagaaaaatCCGAGGATGTCGTCTTCATTGTCGCCCCCACAACCATCGTCGCCATCGTGGCCGACTTCTTCGGCAGCACCTTGACAAATTGATTGAAGCTTGAACTGTATGGCGAGGTGCATTGTTAGTGTTTTGTTATATTCTAGGGTAATTTTTCTAGTGTAATATTATCGTCATCACAcatgtgttttgtttgatagaatGATGAAATTCAATGGTGATGAAGAAGATATTAATGgagtttttattgatttttgaaTGTATAATCAGAACAAAAATGGTATGTGCCAAAGTTGGTTGTTAAAATGCATGAAAGAGTTTGTTGTTCTAATACATTATCTTGGTACTAAATTCAATGATCTATTCTTAATGCTATTATTACTGCCTCTATCCAAACTTGATGAGCCACTAAAACTTAACAACTAAATTGTAGAAATATAGCAATGTCTTATTAACTCAATGGTATAAACACATAATATACTAAAACTGTAGATTCAATTCCTCTCACAAACACAAAAATTCCCTCTCcaaaaactgttttttttatataaaaatgtaatatttcaaatattttggaAAAATGGGTAGTTTCCCCTAAAATAAATGCAATACAAGCATAAATAACTATTTacttttcaataaaattttaatctaaCTTTTATTTACAAGCATAAATAACTCTTTTTATgcaatcttttttaatttaacaaaattattcacttttaatttaaattcatttctttcttattattagaaaaaggtgagttttttttaaaatataacttaTTATTCTGTCATCATCAATTATTGTCAAACAATAGTCTCCCctaaaaaaattcatcaaataagttaaatttttacattttttagcgCTCGTAAATTctaagattttaaaataatttatatacttatataattgagaggggACCAAATGAACATTCTCATAAAATCtcaacttaaataaaatttttattaatttttcaacttgaataaattttttataccgAATGatcatttttatgaattttaaatttatataaaacactatttaattttaaaatgtaaacatTAATTTTCATTTCCAACTTGAATAAAATTCTTATactaattatcatttttataaattttaaatttaaatgaaacactttttaattttcaaaagtaaatattaatAGGTAACTTTTATTAGTTTTTCAAATTGAGTAGATTCAAATTGAGTATAGTATTCATTCAATATTTCGTAAATTATGATATAACAATAATAgattttaactattatttattttaaagatataattattaaattaataattattattaattagattctgTACAAATAGACAGACTTATGACTGGTAATAATATTAATAGGCTCATTTGGACATTGCGTCTTTGAGACATGGAAATTGGGAAAATGTATAAATATGATTCTAATGTTGCCACGGAGGATCAAAAAAGCTCCATGGACGAACCAATTTCTCCAACTTCAGAGAAAATTTAGCTTCAAAAATGCATAGCCAAGCCATCATGCAACTTACAAAGAGGTATGTTGCCAAAACCTCGAACATGCAACTTGaaattgattcaaaaataaTCTTTCTTCAGTTTGAGTTCAAGCTGCTCGAGTCAACTGTGAAGTCAGAATTGAACATCAAAATAGTCGACTCAACATGCCCGAGCTTTGACTAATTTTCTCTTTACGCTTTATATATACACATACTTACAACAATAGCCTTCCTTctataaaatttagtttttaaatactTGTACAGATAATCGAGACCAGCCAAGTCGAACTCAATTTTAGACATCCGATTTTCAAGTTTCGTATTTTAGAGACAGTCGAGTTCAACCTTAACAGCTCGACTAAACTCAATTACACCCCCTGAGGTCACTAAAGAAGCAACGTTACAGCAAAGTTCTCTATATTATAACCTGTCACAAGTATAGTATTAATATTATTACTTACAGGGAGCAAAAAATATTGGAAATAGTAAGGAAACTACACGCTTGGTCTTAGTTTAAAAGAGACCAGCTTTATGTATATGACTAAAAATCaatgctaaaaaaatttaaagaatttaaatccTGACCTCAAAGCAAGATCAACTACAGATATAACTATTTCAACACTAATCAGCACAATGATCAGCCATTCCAAGAAGTCTGATTTCCTATTTTGCAAAATTTCCTGAAGAAATCGAATATTATGCTGCAAAAGAAAAGACAAGATGTCACTCGCACAATCTTAATCACCGATCACAATAATGAAATCAAAAGCATATTTATGGAGGTTGATATTACCTCTACAAACTTCAATTTAAAATCAAGACTTGCAAATCTTTGAGTTAATTCAAATTCGTCTCTTAAATATTCCCATATCTGAGCATACTTGGCATTTTTCCAAGCAATATCTGATCTGTTGAAACCGACAAACATATTGGAGTTAATCATACACCGAAAAATATGACGAGCCAAACCAAACATGCCACCAGCTTATTAAGTTATTAAAGCACAGCTACATTTTCGTTAAATAGCCTCGATTAAAGAAATAGTTACTCATTCCTACAAGCAGTAATGCCACTGAACTTTACCTCTCAAAAAGTCCCAGCTTAAGAATCACATCAGCAAGATTAGAATTTGCTTTGCCCACAAGTTGAAAAAGTTTTTTGCTATCCATGGAAAATGTACCAGTTTTTTCCATCCCGCGATTTATGTCAGTAAATTCAGCGACCATCCCATCAACCTAAGAGACGGCCAGCAGACATAACTATATAAGCCACACCAATTTTAGACATTTCTATGTTGATGACACACAAAACACATACCTGGCGACCATAATAATCAAGAGCGATACTTTGACCAAGAACACTACCAATTGTACGGATTCCGTCAATATTTAAGAACTGCAACATTATGTAATCACATCCACTTTGCATCCACGTATGCGATGTTGGCTTTTCTCTCACCTCATATTCTTGCATAATAAGAAAATCAAGCTCCATCAGTCTCTTCTTTTATATAGTGACAGAATGGACATTATCCAATTATTCAGGCAAAGAGTCGAGCTCAAAATGAACACATACATATTCATGTGGTCACAATTTCTATTTCAAAAAGTATAAGCCGCCCAGCCAAATGGTCAAGACTTGAGAGAGCATTCATGTTTATCTCTACATTTCTAAGCTTCTTTTGGATTGCACTTCTTTTTTAACATCAACTACTTTAAAAAAGTTTGCACATAGTGCAAAAAGAACATCCTGAATTTGAGATACAGTTGAACACACAAACGAAAAATATCTTTGTCCATTTCATCTTGCTTCATATTCACCCAATATCTCTCGTATTTTTCAGTTACTATCTCAGATTAATATGCACATGGGAGATGAGAATTAAATATGCAAAATCTCACCATCCTTTCTCATTTCTGGAAGCAATCCTGAAGCATGATTTCTTACGATTTTCAAGTAATCATCAACTTCATGTTCACGAACATTAAACAAGACAATAGATCCATATTGAAACACTACCATGTAACAGCAATTGCTTCCGATTATGCAAGTTCGTGATGCCTGAAACAATAAATTCAACTAGTGCTTTCAGTAACAAAAACAACTTGACATCATCCATGCAAGCTTAAAGAAACTGCATACAGTAATTAATGTGGACAATGAGGTCGTCTCCTAAGCCCAAAACTTTAATTGCaagcaaaaaaattaactaCTCATGTCATATTCATAGCACATATTGGATGTTTGCAGTGTAATATATGTTATTTGCAATCTTATGACTGCAAAGAGGACTATGGTTACAGATGATACATTATCAACTGCACAACATACTAATGAACAACCATGTTATCATGTCTTCTACTTTCATGAGCTAACAACTATAAAAATAGCTTTTGGGTATTCTAATTGAAGACAATATCCTATAGTGCAAAGAAATCTCGGgtttttaatctaaaatttattaaaggGACTCCAAAGTACATCTGATAATATGCAATAAACAATGGTCCAAAGAACACTATATGGGAATCAGAAACTCACTTATGACTGCTTTCAAAATGCTATCATTAAATTTACaactttcaattccaataataGCCATCAAACTAATATATGAATTGctgtaaagaaaaaaaaaacttacatcTAGCTCGGAGAAATTTCCAAATCTAAGAACAACATAGTTAGTCATACGAGAAGCTGGTTGGATGAAATTCGGTTTGTTCTGTTCCATTAAGCTCTTCAAATCCACACTACACACCAACCAACCAACATCAACAAATAATTCACTACAACATTCACAATTTAACACACATTCAAAAAAACCACATTATTCACGATTTAACACACATTCAAAAACACCACAACCCCACATTTTCTTTATCCCTCAAAAAATCCTTATTTGAAACAAATTTTGTATCCGCATTATATCcattgaatttaatttaatttaccaCCGGGCACGATGACATTTCTTTCAAAATgttccaaaaaaaataatttattttttaattaactgaATCCTAACAACTACAAGACCCAATAATTTAGTCAATTAAATTGGCAAAATATCAAAATGTAATGCCATTCAGTTCTAATAGCTAAAAGATTAAGTTTTTTTCTTAAACCACAAT includes:
- the LOC126662292 gene encoding protein RETARDED ROOT GROWTH-LIKE isoform X1; protein product: MWRTIDSHLKTIRLPVRTILFSKSPPPKNPNLNYYSNYSLKPSHYPKPQTLNLSISTISPPLSFNGRTRYSDSNSTSHLGILRCVSSISSASASSVPQQPPHTAAVEWNEAGLDAEVVDSDGIGNRELEDSKISIPVRAFFFSTSVDLKSLMEQNKPNFIQPASRMTNYVVLRFGNFSELDASRTCIIGSNCCYMVVFQYGSIVLFNVREHEVDDYLKIVRNHASGLLPEMRKDEYEVREKPTSHTWMQSGCDYIMLQFLNIDGIRTIGSVLGQSIALDYYGRQVDGMVAEFTDINRGMEKTGTFSMDSKKLFQLVGKANSNLADVILKLGLFERSDIAWKNAKYAQIWEYLRDEFELTQRFASLDFKLKFVEHNIRFLQEILQNRKSDFLEWLIIVLISVEIVISVVDLALRSGFKFFKFF
- the LOC126662292 gene encoding protein RETARDED ROOT GROWTH-LIKE isoform X2, which produces MWRTIDSHLKTIRLPVRTILFSKSPPPKNPNLNYYSNYSLKPSHYPKPQTLNLSISTISPPLSFNGRTRYSDSNSTSHLGILRCVSSISSASASSVPQQPPHTAAVEWNEAGLDAEVVDSDGIGNRELEDSKISIPVRAFFFSTSVDLKSLMEQNKPNFIQPASRMTNYVVLRFGNFSELDASRTCIIGSNCCYMVVFQYGSIVLFNVREHEVDDYLKIVRNHASGLLPEMRKDEYEVREKPTSHTWMQSGCDYIMLQFLNIDGIRTIGSVLGQSIALDYYGRQVDGMVAEFTDINRGMEKTGTFSMDSKKLFQLVGKANSNLADVILKLGLFERSDIAWKNAKYAQIWEYLRDEFELTQRFASLDFKLKFVEHNIRFLQEILQNRKSDFLEWLIIVLISVEIVISVVDLALRL
- the LOC126662008 gene encoding uncharacterized protein LOC126662008, giving the protein MAAPSLYASSSSSSSSSNPFLTPIVTEEQFKIFHNIDRVLYKRLVLNLDRDSTQSMQVLGFWIWLERSGHVSNFVKKMLSLPDTLINSMADEAVICLNCIESDENFYYNYATSNDIIPLIHCVTKTGVSLQFFHENRLNILRAVSKIVSQVCLRAFEDILKQAEKLKSMVGGKQEMTKMPFGYYGHSVTNNSSSNNPAVLPMSYEYNTIHHQLGNSQFKASGGGGYSGNLLHGFDSYNNDLGVQRQVMDIGDLLRNIQINNSSEEETDFMNVPMDDRTIFLTFSKGYPISEDEVKDFFTRKYGDCIEAIHMQEVTVEDHQPLYARLIVRSSTLVHVFLEGQNKAKFSINGKHVWARKYIKKNPRMSSSLSPPQPSSPSWPTSSAAP